A single region of the Drosophila miranda strain MSH22 chromosome 2, D.miranda_PacBio2.1, whole genome shotgun sequence genome encodes:
- the LOC108154085 gene encoding transmembrane emp24 domain-containing protein bai, with the protein MEKATFFYFVFIGYVWPIGSVMFNLAPNTQKCLKEDIQANQLVMGEYEVSDVPGQIIDYVARDTKGHILSQKEHITKGKFSFMSEVYDAYEICFISKVPPHQRGIPQEVSLVTKKGVETKSYEGIGEASKLKPLEVDLKRLEDLSDSIVRDFILMRKREEEMRDTNEKTNSRVLFFSIFSMCCLLGLATWQVLYLRRYFKAKKLIE; encoded by the exons ATGGAAAAAGCAacgtttttttattttgtattcaTCGGATATGTTTGGCCAATTGGCAGTGTTATGTTTAACCTGGCGCCAAACACCCAAAAGTGCCTCAAAGAAGACATTCAGGCAAATCAATTGGTAATGGGGGAATACGAAGTTTCTGATGTGCCTGGCCAAATCATCGACTATGTT GCACGGGACACAAAAGGACATATATTGTCACAAAAGGAGCACATTACCAAAGGAAAATTCAGTTTTATGTCAGAAGTATATGACGCCTACGAAATATGCTTCATCTCAAAAGTACCACCAC ATCAACGAGGGATTCCGCAAGAGGTTTCGCTAGTGACAAAAAAAGGTGTAGAAACAAAAAGCTACGAGGGT ATTGGTGAGGCTTCCAAATTGAAACCTCTTGAAGTCGACCTTAAACGCTTGGAAGACCTTTCCGATTCAATAGTGCGGGATTTTATTCTAATGCGCAAGCGAGAGGAAGAAATGCGTGACACAAATG AAAAAACAAATAGTCGAGTCCTATTCTTTAGCATTTTCAGCATGTGCTGTTTGCTTGGTTTGGCTACGTGGCAAGTCCTGTATCTTCGCAGATATTTTAAAGCAAAAAAACTTATTGAATAG
- the LOC108154080 gene encoding purine nucleoside phosphorylase isoform X2, protein MLNGRLHDIMPTNINYRANIWAMRKLGCTHILVTHTLSSLREDIMPGDFVVPHDLIDHTTRRAQTFYDGALGSPFGVCHLPMYPAFCERTRQHLLNAAQELDLATHSKATVLTLEGPRYSTLAENNIYRKWGADLLSMTLSPEATLSKEAGILYASIGLVTNLECWCAKQPIATTHEIIYVFKNKVEKLQKVLSKAITNISKEDWSEDILKAKILVCSNFANRNK, encoded by the exons ATGCT AAATGGCCGTTTGCATGATATCATGCCGACAAATATTAACTATAGAGCTAACATTTGGGCCATGCGTAAATTAGGATGCACACACATCTTAGTAACCCACACCCTTAGTTCTTTGCGGGAGGATATTATGCCAGGAGACTTTGTCGTGCCACACGATTTAATAGATCACACAACAAGGCGTGCTCAGACTTTCTATGATGGTGCACTGGGCAGTCCCTTTGGTGTCTGTCATCTACCAATGTATCCTGCATTTTGCGAGCGTACAAGGCAGCATCTTCTAAATGCTGCACAAGAACTTGACCTCGCCACGCACTCCAAAGCAACAGTTCTTACACTCGAAGGACCTCGCTATTCGACACTTGCTGAAAACAATATATATCGCAAATGGGGAGCAGATCTGCTCAGTATGACTCTATCTCCTGAAGCCACCTTGTCCAAGGAAGCGGGCATATTATATGCCTCGATAGGGCTGGTTACTAACCTTGAGTGCTGGTGCGCAAAGCAACCAATTGCAACTACCCATGAAATAATATATGTTTTTAAAAACAAAGTGGAAAAACTCCAAAAGGTACTGAGCAAAGCAATAACAAATATTTCAAAAGAGGACTGGTCTGAAGATATTTTGAAAGCTAAG ATATTGGTGTGCAGTAATTTTGCAAAtcgaaataaataa
- the LOC108154080 gene encoding purine nucleoside phosphorylase isoform X1, which produces MENNLAPINEDPFPIKIGIIGDADLDTTISLQDRMEYAVCTPFGKPSDIIIEGLLDGVKCALLSRNGRLHDIMPTNINYRANIWAMRKLGCTHILVTHTLSSLREDIMPGDFVVPHDLIDHTTRRAQTFYDGALGSPFGVCHLPMYPAFCERTRQHLLNAAQELDLATHSKATVLTLEGPRYSTLAENNIYRKWGADLLSMTLSPEATLSKEAGILYASIGLVTNLECWCAKQPIATTHEIIYVFKNKVEKLQKVLSKAITNISKEDWSEDILKAKILVCSNFANRNK; this is translated from the exons ATGGAAAACAACTTAGCACCGATAAATGAAGATCCTTTCCCAATTAAAATTGGAATAATTGGAGACGCTGATCTGGATACAACAATCTCACTACAAGATCGAATGGAATATGCTGTATGTACGCCTTTTGGAAAACCTTCTGACATTATAATTGAAGGCTTACTCGATGGCGTAAAATGTGCCCTTCTCTCTAGAAATGGCCGTTTGCATGATATCATGCCGACAAATATTAACTATAGAGCTAACATTTGGGCCATGCGTAAATTAGGATGCACACACATCTTAGTAACCCACACCCTTAGTTCTTTGCGGGAGGATATTATGCCAGGAGACTTTGTCGTGCCACACGATTTAATAGATCACACAACAAGGCGTGCTCAGACTTTCTATGATGGTGCACTGGGCAGTCCCTTTGGTGTCTGTCATCTACCAATGTATCCTGCATTTTGCGAGCGTACAAGGCAGCATCTTCTAAATGCTGCACAAGAACTTGACCTCGCCACGCACTCCAAAGCAACAGTTCTTACACTCGAAGGACCTCGCTATTCGACACTTGCTGAAAACAATATATATCGCAAATGGGGAGCAGATCTGCTCAGTATGACTCTATCTCCTGAAGCCACCTTGTCCAAGGAAGCGGGCATATTATATGCCTCGATAGGGCTGGTTACTAACCTTGAGTGCTGGTGCGCAAAGCAACCAATTGCAACTACCCATGAAATAATATATGTTTTTAAAAACAAAGTGGAAAAACTCCAAAAGGTACTGAGCAAAGCAATAACAAATATTTCAAAAGAGGACTGGTCTGAAGATATTTTGAAAGCTAAG ATATTGGTGTGCAGTAATTTTGCAAAtcgaaataaataa